The Camelus bactrianus isolate YW-2024 breed Bactrian camel chromosome 12, ASM4877302v1, whole genome shotgun sequence genome includes a window with the following:
- the LOC141579501 gene encoding olfactory receptor 2AP1-like, whose translation MQNKTVLTEFILLGLTDVPELQMVVFTFLFLAYLLSMMGNLTILILTLLDSHLQTPMYFFLRNFSFLEITFTNIFILRVLISITTGNKSISFAGCFTQYFFAIFLGSTEFYLLAAMSYDRYVAVCKPLHYTTTMSSRACTQLALCSWLAGLVVIIPPTTLMSQQDFCASNRLNHYFCDNEPLRELSCSDTSLIDKVVFLVASVTLVVTLVLVILSHTFIIRTVLKLPSGQQRTKAFFTCSSHLIVISLSYGSCFFIYIKPTAKEVDSFNKGADLLITSAAPLLNPFIYSLRNQQVKQAFKDTVKKLMKL comes from the coding sequence atgcaaaataaaaccGTATTGACTGAGTTCATCCTGCTGGGTCTAACAGATGTCCCTGAACTCCAGATGGTGGTTTTCACCTTTCTGTTCCTTGCCTATTTGCTCAGCATGATGGGAAATCTGACGATCCTCATCCTCACCTTGCTGGACTCCCACCTTCAGACCCCCATGTATTTCTTTCTCCGGAACTTCTCCTTCTTAGAAATTACCTTCACAAACATCTTCATTCTTAGGGTCCTGATCAGCATCACAACAGGAAACAAGAGCATCAGCTTTGCTGGCTGCTTCACTCAGTATTTCTTTGCCATATTCCTTGGGTCAACAGAGTTTTACCTTCTGGCCGCCATGtcctatgaccgctatgtggccgTCTGCAAGCCCCTGCACTACACGACCACCATGAGCAGCAGAGCCTGCACCCAGCTGGCTCTCTGCTCCTGGCTGGCTGGGTTAGTGGTTATTATACCACCAACCACTCTGATGAGTCAGCAGGACTTCTGTGCCTCCAACAGGCTGAATCATTATTTCTGTGACAATGAGCCCCTTCGGGAACTCTCCTGTTCAGACACGAGCCTCATAGATAAGGTTGTCTTCCTTGTGGCCTCAGTGACCCTGGTGGTCACTCTGGTGCTAGTGATTCTCTCCCACACGTTCATCATCAGGACTGTTCTGAAGCTCCCCTCTGGTCAGCAAAGGACAAAGGCCTTTTTCACTTGTTCTTCCCACCTGattgtcatctctctctcttatGGAAGCTGCTTCTTCATTTACATTAAGCCCACAGCAAAAGAAGTGGATTCATTCAACAAGGGAGCCGATCTACTCATTACTTCAGCTGCACCTTTGTTAAACCCCTTCATTTATTCCCTAAGGAACCAACAGGTAAAACAAGCTTTCAAGGATACAGTCAAGAAGCTTATGAAACTTTAA